The Desulfosporosinus acidiphilus SJ4 genome has a window encoding:
- the rd gene encoding rubredoxin, giving the protein MKKYVCSACGYVYDPQLGDPDSGIEPGTAFEDIPDDWVCPLCGVAKSEFEVAD; this is encoded by the coding sequence ATGAAAAAATACGTTTGCAGTGCTTGTGGTTATGTTTATGATCCTCAACTGGGAGACCCGGATTCAGGAATTGAACCGGGTACCGCTTTTGAGGATATTCCGGATGATTGGGTTTGCCCGCTTTGTGGTGTGGCCAAAAGCGAATTTGAAGTTGCCGATTAA
- a CDS encoding LutC/YkgG family protein: protein MANARSNELYEKFKAKLEAVSGECYRADTEEEAGKLIGTILKEKGVQNVALLEGEISQKGNLAQQFKDMNIDVITSNFREVTPDAHAGITQVSYAIAELGTLVQADEDANVDQRLCSTLVPIHVALVRTESLIPTLAETMSTIHQLPQIPGFVGFITGPSRTSDIERVLTIGVHGPKQLVVVFVD from the coding sequence ATGGCAAATGCTCGTTCTAATGAATTATATGAAAAATTTAAAGCAAAATTGGAAGCAGTATCAGGAGAATGTTACCGCGCAGATACGGAAGAGGAAGCCGGAAAACTGATAGGTACTATCTTGAAAGAAAAAGGTGTACAAAATGTTGCTCTTTTAGAAGGTGAAATATCACAAAAGGGGAATTTGGCCCAGCAATTTAAAGACATGAACATAGATGTTATAACCAGCAATTTTCGAGAAGTTACCCCTGATGCTCATGCCGGAATTACTCAAGTTTCCTATGCTATTGCTGAATTAGGTACTTTAGTTCAGGCAGATGAAGATGCCAATGTTGATCAACGCTTATGCTCGACGCTAGTCCCAATCCATGTTGCTTTGGTACGGACGGAGTCCTTGATACCGACTTTAGCGGAAACAATGTCAACAATTCATCAACTTCCTCAAATTCCTGGATTTGTGGGTTTTATCACAGGACCTAGCAGAACATCGGATATTGAGCGGGTTTTGACAATTGGAGTACATGGTCCCAAACAGCTCGTCGTTGTTTTCGTGGATTAA
- a CDS encoding ATP-binding protein gives MRLQRKISIYFLIILSVSIGSIVFLSVYQMKSLVKNQVSKSLLNVANSVANFSEVQDFLGGKSTLTENAFNEQIESIRSKTGVAFIVVMNMKGIRYSHPVETRIGEKFQGGDEKRVLISGQEYVSEAHGTLGISLRAFAPIYKNGQQIGAVSVGILLTELNSDVYKALLSFLPFIILGLFLGGMGATFLSLSIKNTIYGMEPEEIALALKEREVVLENVKEGIVAVDDKGKIALYNKEAANILDLNESDKGKNVFEFIFIDEKQGPLSLGQLLEDVEIRIKPGLTIVCKYSPLVDEKNRVMGAVINFRDLTAVKKMAEELTGIRKMAWSLRAQNHEFMNKLHTISALIQMEEYDEAVDYISSTAKARNNINGILTRKIKNVSVSALLFAKYNKAEESRIKLKIDPNSNLSELPQAMTADDLCSVLGNLIENSFDAVKSDGSGEIYVKLDEEDDFLNITVSDNGSGIPEAVQPYIYNLGMSSKSGQRGYGMYIVKKIIDDARGTIRFEVEKGTSWYISVPIKGRDRNV, from the coding sequence ATGCGTCTTCAACGTAAAATAAGCATTTATTTTCTCATCATCTTATCTGTCTCTATTGGAAGCATCGTGTTTTTATCTGTCTATCAAATGAAAAGTCTTGTAAAAAACCAGGTTAGTAAGAGCCTCTTAAATGTTGCCAATTCAGTGGCTAATTTTTCAGAAGTTCAGGACTTCCTAGGCGGGAAGAGCACTTTAACAGAAAACGCATTTAATGAGCAGATTGAATCGATCCGGTCAAAAACCGGAGTTGCCTTCATCGTTGTCATGAATATGAAAGGAATCCGCTATTCTCACCCGGTAGAAACAAGAATTGGAGAGAAATTTCAAGGCGGAGACGAAAAAAGAGTCTTGATATCCGGACAAGAATATGTTTCTGAGGCTCATGGAACGTTGGGCATATCGTTACGGGCCTTTGCCCCAATTTATAAAAACGGGCAGCAAATAGGTGCCGTGTCTGTCGGTATCTTATTGACAGAACTTAACTCAGATGTGTACAAAGCGCTGCTGAGTTTTTTGCCGTTCATAATCCTTGGTCTTTTTCTCGGAGGAATGGGTGCAACTTTCCTGTCGTTGAGTATTAAGAACACTATCTACGGGATGGAACCGGAAGAGATTGCTTTAGCACTCAAGGAGAGGGAAGTTGTCTTGGAAAATGTAAAAGAAGGAATTGTCGCTGTCGATGACAAGGGAAAAATCGCTTTATATAACAAAGAAGCAGCTAACATCTTGGACCTTAACGAAAGCGACAAAGGAAAGAACGTCTTTGAATTCATCTTTATAGACGAAAAGCAGGGTCCTTTGTCCCTTGGTCAGTTACTGGAGGATGTGGAAATCAGAATAAAACCGGGACTTACGATCGTGTGCAAATATAGTCCTCTCGTAGACGAAAAAAACAGAGTCATGGGTGCCGTAATCAATTTTCGTGATCTGACAGCAGTGAAAAAGATGGCTGAAGAGCTTACAGGTATTAGGAAAATGGCCTGGTCGCTAAGGGCGCAGAATCATGAGTTTATGAATAAATTGCACACGATTTCTGCCTTGATTCAGATGGAAGAGTACGATGAAGCCGTCGACTATATTTCGAGCACGGCGAAAGCAAGAAACAATATTAACGGCATTTTGACCAGAAAGATAAAAAATGTTTCTGTGTCAGCCCTGCTCTTTGCCAAATACAACAAAGCGGAAGAGTCTAGGATAAAGCTGAAAATCGACCCCAATTCCAACCTGTCTGAACTCCCTCAAGCAATGACTGCCGATGATCTGTGTTCCGTACTTGGAAATCTGATTGAGAATTCATTTGATGCAGTTAAGAGTGATGGCAGCGGAGAAATTTATGTAAAGCTTGATGAGGAAGACGACTTTCTCAATATTACCGTTTCGGACAACGGTTCAGGTATTCCTGAAGCTGTTCAGCCATACATCTACAACCTAGGCATGTCAAGCAAATCCGGACAACGAGGTTATGGTATGTATATTGTGAAGAAAATTATCGATGACGCTAGGGGTACAATTCGGTTTGAGGTTGAAAAGGGGACCTCATGGTACATCTCAGTGCCCATCAAGGGGAGGGACAGGAATGTTTGA
- a CDS encoding DEAD/DEAH box helicase has translation MSELTFHEYTLDPFQEKALAAIDAGKSVIVAAPTGTGKTLVADYLIEKAMSEHLKVIYTAPIKALSNQKYRDFKDQFGEDSVGIMTGDVVLNPTAPLLIMTTEVFRNQVITEDPNLEFVSHIVFDEIHWLNDEERGTVWEESIILAPAKMKILGLSATIANARQLVDWIESIRHEEVALIEEPKRIVPLEYFYFTKDTGLVDYNHLWKFYRQKLKQNKNEENPFSPTTHLDLIRTIQRDHLPALFFVFSRKQCAIKAMELAAIANYLKSPERRMVEEKFLQYFGPENDWSSSTRQLKRLCSKGIAYHHAGLLPSQKMVVEELFLERLIKVLYCTETFSVGINYPVKAVCFDSLNKYDGRNFRPLANHEFFQMSGRAGRRGIDKKGFSFAIVDLAYMEKSPPPKFQLNKLEPLTSQFRLSYNSVLNLTATLNQEQIETYFQKSFAAYSYRSNSDQFHLELADIEKQLAESKKNLCEDVESFKCPIKHRPKQKELERLRKAYRALGPRKQNRAYGREMARKIRSWEKILLHPPQNCPSEQRDRCENYSKTYLKLKQQQKELLNALEALPNENAFLMEYEYKKNHLRQLGYLRDDELLPRGLCASRIYVQELLVTELIYSDVLTQLDDDQMNALLSSIDFEARKNDIFQRSAAFDSTPVKDILTYIQSICGPESVRFDPRVSGITYAWSQGQSFSEVQKMCNLDEGDIISVFRRTIDLLRQMRDAVNDSNLRSRFKECMDKLDRDEAAIMEL, from the coding sequence ATGAATATACCTTAGACCCCTTCCAAGAAAAAGCTTTAGCAGCCATTGATGCGGGGAAATCAGTTATCGTAGCCGCACCCACCGGAACAGGCAAAACATTAGTTGCTGATTATTTAATCGAGAAAGCTATGTCTGAACACCTTAAAGTGATCTACACAGCTCCTATCAAAGCCTTAAGCAATCAAAAGTATCGTGATTTTAAGGACCAGTTCGGAGAAGATTCAGTGGGTATAATGACAGGAGATGTTGTCTTAAATCCTACAGCGCCTCTTCTCATTATGACGACGGAAGTATTCCGCAATCAAGTTATAACGGAAGACCCTAATCTTGAATTCGTATCTCACATTGTCTTTGATGAAATTCACTGGCTCAACGACGAGGAACGAGGAACGGTCTGGGAAGAATCAATCATTCTTGCTCCTGCCAAGATGAAAATTCTTGGGCTTAGCGCTACAATTGCCAATGCCCGGCAGTTAGTGGACTGGATTGAATCCATCCGTCATGAGGAAGTTGCCTTAATCGAAGAACCCAAACGCATTGTTCCGTTAGAATATTTTTATTTTACCAAGGATACGGGACTTGTAGATTACAATCACCTTTGGAAATTTTACCGTCAAAAACTCAAGCAAAACAAAAATGAAGAGAATCCCTTCAGTCCCACAACCCACTTGGATCTTATCCGGACAATACAGCGCGACCATCTGCCTGCTCTTTTTTTCGTTTTTAGCCGCAAGCAGTGTGCCATTAAAGCTATGGAACTAGCCGCTATTGCCAACTATCTAAAATCTCCGGAGCGGCGAATGGTCGAAGAAAAATTTCTTCAATACTTTGGTCCGGAAAATGATTGGTCTTCATCAACTCGTCAATTAAAGCGCTTATGTTCGAAGGGAATCGCCTATCATCATGCAGGGTTGCTGCCCTCTCAAAAAATGGTGGTAGAAGAGCTATTCCTAGAACGACTTATTAAAGTCCTTTATTGCACTGAAACCTTTAGTGTCGGCATTAATTATCCTGTAAAAGCGGTCTGTTTTGATTCTCTCAATAAATATGACGGCCGCAATTTCCGTCCCTTGGCTAACCATGAGTTCTTTCAAATGTCAGGTCGGGCCGGACGGAGAGGTATTGATAAAAAAGGGTTTTCTTTTGCCATAGTAGACTTAGCCTATATGGAAAAAAGTCCCCCTCCCAAATTTCAGCTTAACAAGCTTGAACCTTTGACCAGCCAATTTCGGTTGTCTTATAATTCCGTTTTAAATCTAACGGCCACACTTAATCAAGAGCAAATAGAAACCTATTTTCAGAAGAGTTTCGCCGCCTACAGCTACCGATCGAACTCTGATCAATTTCATTTAGAGTTGGCTGACATTGAAAAACAACTGGCAGAATCCAAAAAGAATTTATGCGAAGATGTTGAGTCGTTTAAGTGTCCTATAAAGCACCGTCCTAAACAAAAAGAGTTAGAAAGATTGCGTAAAGCTTACAGAGCTCTGGGGCCCCGTAAGCAGAACCGTGCTTATGGTCGTGAAATGGCGCGTAAGATTCGATCATGGGAAAAAATATTATTACACCCTCCGCAAAACTGTCCTTCAGAGCAAAGAGATCGCTGCGAAAATTACAGTAAAACCTACCTTAAATTAAAACAACAACAGAAAGAACTTTTAAATGCTCTTGAAGCCCTTCCTAATGAGAATGCCTTTCTAATGGAATATGAGTATAAAAAAAATCATCTTCGCCAGCTTGGATATCTTCGTGATGATGAACTATTACCACGAGGTCTATGCGCCAGCCGGATTTATGTACAGGAGCTGCTAGTGACGGAGTTGATTTATTCAGACGTCTTGACTCAGCTCGACGATGATCAAATGAATGCTCTGCTTTCAAGCATTGATTTCGAAGCTCGAAAAAATGATATTTTCCAGCGTTCTGCAGCCTTTGATTCAACACCGGTTAAGGATATCCTTACGTACATCCAGAGTATATGCGGGCCAGAGTCTGTTCGCTTTGACCCTCGTGTTTCAGGAATCACTTACGCTTGGAGTCAGGGACAGTCCTTTAGTGAAGTTCAAAAGATGTGTAATCTCGACGAAGGAGATATCATTAGTGTTTTTCGACGTACCATCGATTTATTGCGTCAAATGCGTGATGCAGTGAATGACTCAAATTTAAGATCGCGTTTCAAAGAATGCATGGATAAACTCGATCGGGATGAAGCTGCAATTATGGAACTGTAA
- a CDS encoding response regulator produces MFDVLIVEDDPMVSHVNTKFLKKVPGFNLVGTAANLAEAREYVQKEKIDLILLDLFLPKENGIDFLKWLRSNEIHIDVILITADKRSESVLEAFRFGAVDYLIKPFTFERFKDAMQQYKERADSLLNSIYIEQDALDRYVLPGRAEDETDKPLEKGLSKYTFQRIWNHIVQNGEEYFTADEAAESLGMARVSVRKYLDVMEREGKLELLIEYGKVGRPQHKFKLKDF; encoded by the coding sequence ATGTTTGATGTTTTGATCGTAGAAGATGACCCCATGGTAAGCCACGTGAATACAAAATTCCTCAAGAAAGTTCCAGGTTTTAATTTGGTGGGAACGGCCGCAAATTTGGCGGAAGCCAGAGAGTATGTACAAAAGGAAAAGATTGACTTGATCCTGCTCGATCTATTTCTCCCCAAAGAAAACGGCATTGACTTTCTCAAGTGGCTGCGCAGCAACGAAATTCACATCGATGTTATTTTGATCACAGCCGACAAACGCAGCGAGAGCGTACTGGAAGCCTTTCGTTTTGGAGCGGTCGACTATCTAATCAAGCCTTTTACCTTTGAACGTTTCAAAGATGCTATGCAGCAATATAAAGAGCGGGCCGACAGCTTGCTAAACAGTATTTACATAGAACAGGATGCCTTGGATCGCTACGTTCTGCCTGGAAGAGCGGAGGATGAAACAGATAAGCCTTTGGAAAAGGGTTTGAGTAAATATACATTTCAGCGAATTTGGAATCACATTGTCCAGAACGGTGAAGAGTACTTCACCGCAGATGAAGCAGCAGAATCTTTAGGGATGGCACGGGTTTCCGTCCGTAAATATCTTGATGTCATGGAACGGGAAGGAAAATTAGAACTTTTGATCGAGTATGGAAAAGTCGGCCGGCCTCAGCATAAATTCAAACTCAAGGACTTCTAG
- the ldhH gene encoding L-lactate dehydrogenase (quinone) large subunit LdhH: MADKQFKKKISDALENDVLRGALGRFGDTYITAREKAYEGYDFPSIRENIVKVKSYAASHLDEMIDQFEKAATARGAKVFRAASGEDAKKYISDLAKQQGVKRVVKSKSMASEEISLNKALMAEGIDVQESDLGEWILQLAGQHPSHMVMPAIHMTKEEVADVFSGHLDRVSQPVITELVKTARVELRKKFLEADMGISGANMAIAETGTLMMVTNEGNARLTSTLPRVHVFLVGIEKLVPKFEDATHILQALPRSATAQQITSYVTMVTGPTPAYYQDGSVKDKEFHIILMDNGRRKMYNDPKFKKTFQCIRCASCLNVCPAFQLVGGHVYGHIYTGGIGTILTNFLNSENDAKNPQNLCLQCGKCSEVCPGNLDIPEMILELRNRMGEKQGLPFTQKFALDVVSNRRLFHSLLRVASKAQKPFTKGQPVIRHLPLFLSGMTEKKSLPAVADIPFRDVFKTIKQDVKSPKGKVALYSGCLIDFVYPRIGEGVISALNEKGYEVVFPEGQSCCGAPATYMGDRNNARKLAKMNIEALDAENVDYVVSACPTCTHALKDSFLELVEDDPALAARAAELSRKSFDFSKLLSDLGGLEPGGDGVPLKVTYHDSCHLKRKMGVFAEQRKLLSDTKGVELIEMKESDRCCGFAGSYSIKFPELSEPILERKLNNIEETGAEVVAVDCPGCLMQISGGLDKRNPNIKVIHTAELLFEKRNKKKQKGNKK; the protein is encoded by the coding sequence ATGGCAGATAAACAATTTAAGAAGAAAATTTCGGATGCACTGGAGAATGATGTGCTGCGCGGTGCCTTAGGTCGTTTTGGAGATACTTATATCACTGCACGTGAAAAAGCATACGAGGGATATGATTTTCCGTCAATTCGTGAAAATATTGTTAAAGTTAAATCCTATGCCGCCAGTCACTTGGATGAGATGATCGATCAATTTGAAAAGGCGGCTACTGCAAGAGGGGCAAAAGTTTTCCGCGCAGCTAGTGGGGAAGATGCCAAAAAGTATATCAGTGATTTGGCAAAACAACAAGGCGTTAAACGTGTTGTTAAATCGAAGTCAATGGCTTCAGAAGAAATTTCGTTAAACAAAGCATTAATGGCTGAAGGAATCGATGTTCAAGAATCAGACTTGGGTGAATGGATACTTCAGCTTGCCGGGCAACATCCCTCGCATATGGTTATGCCGGCAATCCATATGACGAAAGAAGAGGTCGCAGATGTTTTTTCGGGGCATTTGGATAGGGTAAGTCAACCTGTTATCACAGAGCTGGTTAAAACAGCTCGAGTTGAACTCCGTAAAAAATTTCTCGAGGCAGATATGGGGATTTCCGGAGCGAATATGGCTATCGCTGAAACTGGTACTTTAATGATGGTTACCAATGAAGGAAATGCCCGGCTCACATCAACCTTGCCTCGGGTTCATGTTTTCCTCGTAGGTATTGAAAAACTCGTGCCAAAATTTGAAGATGCTACGCATATTTTGCAAGCGTTGCCCAGAAGTGCTACTGCACAGCAAATCACGAGTTATGTAACTATGGTTACAGGCCCGACACCTGCCTATTATCAAGACGGTTCAGTAAAGGACAAAGAGTTCCACATTATTCTCATGGATAATGGGCGGCGTAAAATGTATAACGATCCGAAGTTCAAAAAAACATTCCAATGTATACGATGTGCCTCCTGTCTCAATGTGTGTCCTGCTTTTCAACTTGTAGGCGGTCATGTTTACGGTCATATCTATACCGGTGGAATCGGAACCATCTTAACAAATTTCTTAAACTCAGAAAATGATGCCAAAAATCCCCAGAATCTTTGTCTTCAGTGCGGGAAATGTTCCGAAGTGTGTCCGGGAAATTTAGATATCCCCGAAATGATCTTAGAACTTCGCAACCGCATGGGAGAAAAACAAGGGTTGCCTTTTACCCAAAAGTTTGCTTTAGATGTTGTTTCCAATCGACGGTTATTCCATTCGTTGTTACGGGTAGCTTCCAAAGCGCAAAAACCATTTACCAAAGGACAGCCGGTCATTCGCCACTTGCCGCTATTTTTATCGGGCATGACTGAAAAGAAGAGCTTGCCGGCGGTAGCGGATATACCATTCCGTGATGTATTTAAAACGATTAAACAAGACGTTAAAAGCCCAAAAGGAAAGGTTGCTCTCTATTCAGGGTGCTTAATTGACTTTGTTTACCCTCGGATCGGCGAAGGAGTCATCAGTGCTCTCAATGAAAAAGGATATGAAGTTGTTTTCCCAGAGGGGCAATCTTGTTGCGGTGCTCCGGCTACCTATATGGGTGACCGCAACAATGCACGAAAACTGGCTAAAATGAACATTGAAGCTCTCGATGCTGAAAATGTTGACTATGTGGTAAGTGCCTGCCCAACCTGTACCCACGCTCTTAAAGATAGTTTTCTGGAACTCGTTGAAGACGATCCTGCTTTAGCTGCTCGGGCTGCTGAGTTAAGCCGTAAATCCTTCGACTTTTCCAAATTGCTTTCGGATCTGGGAGGTCTTGAACCAGGTGGAGATGGTGTACCGCTGAAAGTTACTTATCACGATTCCTGTCACCTGAAAAGAAAAATGGGTGTCTTCGCTGAGCAACGTAAACTTCTGAGTGATACAAAAGGGGTTGAGCTCATCGAAATGAAAGAGTCTGATCGTTGCTGCGGATTTGCAGGTTCGTACTCCATCAAATTCCCGGAACTGTCTGAACCAATTTTGGAGCGAAAGCTTAATAATATTGAGGAAACGGGGGCTGAAGTCGTAGCCGTGGATTGTCCCGGATGTTTGATGCAAATTTCCGGTGGATTGGATAAACGAAACCCTAATATTAAAGTGATTCATACTGCCGAACTTCTTTTCGAAAAGCGTAATAAAAAGAAGCAAAAAGGAAACAAGAAATAG
- a CDS encoding MFS transporter, with amino-acid sequence MKPTKVRWEVITLLFFATTINYLDRTNLSVALPVIAKQLNWTPAAMGAISSAFLLTYALLQMPIGVFIDKIGTRMTYIWSVIIWSLASMATALGTSFGSIYFFRLILGVGEAPAFPAATKTAADWIPRRQRGIATGFFTAGVNMGSAIALPLVAWIVSSFGWQMSFIITGSLGFIWLLFWLVLYRDRKDNKRVNAAENALIDADITTLQEQPRVPWIQLFKKMSTWGLMLGYSCQLYIMFVFVTWLPTYLVQARHMTLLHSGIYGMMPFIAGTISAFLGGRTSDLWVRKTPNGRKIAMSLGLILAMTIIPAVYANSAFTALILLTISEFGVMFSNGAAWAAASEIAPAGQAASVASIQNFGGNVGGFLAPTITGILVQATHSFNSALILAGILAFVGAIIYYTMLPGSKVQEESKTLAV; translated from the coding sequence ATGAAACCTACAAAAGTGCGTTGGGAAGTCATAACCCTGTTATTCTTCGCAACAACGATTAATTATCTCGACCGAACTAATCTATCAGTTGCGCTCCCGGTCATTGCCAAACAGTTAAACTGGACACCTGCGGCCATGGGCGCTATTTCTTCAGCTTTTCTTTTGACGTATGCACTTTTGCAAATGCCAATTGGTGTTTTCATTGACAAAATCGGAACCAGGATGACCTATATCTGGTCTGTCATTATCTGGTCTCTCGCCTCGATGGCGACAGCCTTGGGTACTTCCTTCGGTTCGATCTACTTCTTCCGCTTAATCTTGGGTGTAGGTGAAGCGCCTGCTTTTCCGGCAGCGACAAAGACAGCCGCTGACTGGATTCCCCGGCGGCAGAGAGGAATTGCAACCGGATTTTTCACTGCCGGAGTAAACATGGGCTCTGCTATTGCCCTCCCTCTGGTTGCTTGGATCGTGAGTTCTTTTGGTTGGCAAATGTCTTTCATCATTACCGGTTCCCTCGGTTTCATCTGGCTCCTTTTCTGGCTTGTTCTTTACCGTGACAGGAAAGACAATAAACGGGTCAATGCAGCAGAAAACGCCTTGATTGACGCTGACATTACAACGCTGCAGGAACAACCGCGAGTGCCCTGGATACAGCTGTTTAAAAAGATGTCGACCTGGGGTCTTATGCTCGGCTACTCCTGTCAGCTCTATATCATGTTTGTCTTTGTCACCTGGCTACCGACCTACCTGGTGCAGGCTCGCCATATGACCCTCTTGCATTCCGGAATTTATGGGATGATGCCGTTTATTGCCGGAACGATCAGTGCCTTCCTCGGCGGCAGGACTTCAGATCTCTGGGTACGCAAGACACCGAACGGCAGAAAAATTGCCATGAGCCTGGGGCTCATTCTGGCGATGACCATTATTCCTGCGGTTTACGCAAATTCTGCCTTCACAGCTCTAATCCTTTTGACGATATCTGAATTTGGAGTTATGTTTTCCAACGGTGCCGCCTGGGCCGCTGCTTCGGAAATTGCTCCCGCAGGACAGGCTGCTTCCGTTGCCTCTATCCAAAACTTCGGCGGTAATGTCGGCGGTTTCCTGGCCCCAACTATTACTGGGATACTCGTTCAGGCTACCCATTCCTTCAATAGCGCTTTGATCCTAGCAGGAATTCTAGCTTTTGTTGGTGCGATTATCTACTACACGATGCTTCCGGGTTCAAAAGTGCAAGAAGAAAGCAAAACCTTAGCAGTTTGA